The following coding sequences lie in one Bifidobacterium sp. ESL0690 genomic window:
- a CDS encoding penicillin-binding protein 2 produces the protein MNKYLRQLFTAVVVLFAILGLSSTMITAINANKLNNDPRNQRGLYHEFNAPRGSILASDGTVMAKSDPVNDPFAYQRSYSNGPLYAPVTGYFSISQRADRGIEDSRNKLLTGESNQLFWQQFKSLFTGSANKGASIETSIDPKLQAIAYEQLADKSGSAVVLEPKTNRILAMVSTPSYDPNVLASHDTAKVNKAYSNLTSDNSNPMLNRAISELYPPGSSFKTVVATAALESGKYQTNSEVPAGASYTLPNTNTQLTNATFSGNGGPDGKISLEDAFAYSSNTAFAQLGGALGSQAIQDTAKKFGFGSSIPIDGSNSTGDPMQAIASKFPDNPAPDRLALASIGQGDTQETPLQNAMIASAVANGGTLMRPTLVDRVRSSDLTVISQTNPSVMSQPMSKDTANKLTEMMKAVITKEDPHLAIPGVSVAAKTGTAQIGVGNQANDGWIMGFAPADDPKIAVAVVVHNTDMAGGDAAGPIMKAIMREALGK, from the coding sequence ATGAACAAATACCTCCGTCAGCTGTTCACCGCCGTCGTTGTTCTTTTCGCGATCCTCGGCCTTTCCAGCACGATGATCACCGCCATCAACGCCAACAAGCTCAACAACGACCCACGCAACCAACGCGGCCTCTATCACGAATTCAACGCTCCGCGCGGCTCGATTCTCGCCTCCGACGGCACGGTGATGGCCAAATCCGACCCGGTCAACGACCCGTTCGCCTACCAGCGTTCGTATTCGAACGGCCCGCTATACGCGCCCGTAACCGGTTACTTCTCCATCAGCCAGCGTGCCGACCGCGGCATCGAGGATTCACGCAATAAGCTGTTGACCGGGGAATCCAACCAGCTTTTCTGGCAGCAGTTCAAGTCGCTGTTCACCGGTTCGGCCAACAAGGGCGCTTCCATCGAAACCTCCATCGACCCGAAGCTGCAAGCCATAGCTTACGAGCAATTGGCCGATAAAAGCGGCTCCGCAGTCGTGCTCGAACCGAAGACCAACCGCATTCTGGCCATGGTTTCGACCCCAAGTTACGACCCGAACGTGCTCGCCAGCCACGACACGGCGAAAGTCAATAAGGCTTATTCGAATTTGACCAGCGATAATTCGAACCCGATGTTGAACCGCGCGATTTCCGAGCTCTATCCGCCGGGATCCAGCTTCAAGACCGTCGTAGCCACCGCGGCGCTGGAAAGCGGCAAATACCAGACAAACAGCGAGGTTCCGGCCGGCGCGAGCTATACGCTGCCCAACACCAACACCCAGCTGACCAACGCCACCTTCTCAGGTAACGGCGGCCCGGACGGCAAGATATCGCTGGAAGACGCGTTCGCCTATTCTTCCAATACCGCGTTCGCCCAGCTCGGCGGAGCACTCGGCTCGCAGGCCATCCAGGACACGGCCAAGAAGTTCGGCTTCGGCTCCTCGATTCCCATCGACGGTTCCAATTCCACGGGCGACCCCATGCAGGCCATCGCTTCGAAATTCCCGGACAACCCGGCCCCCGACCGCCTCGCGCTGGCTTCGATCGGCCAAGGTGACACCCAGGAGACCCCGCTGCAGAACGCGATGATCGCCTCGGCCGTCGCCAACGGCGGGACGTTGATGCGCCCGACGCTGGTCGACCGTGTGCGCTCCAGTGACCTCACGGTCATCTCGCAGACCAATCCCAGCGTGATGAGCCAGCCGATGAGCAAGGATACGGCCAACAAACTGACCGAAATGATGAAGGCCGTCATCACCAAAGAAGACCCGCATCTTGCGATTCCCGGGGTCTCCGTCGCGGCAAAAACCGGAACCGCGCAGATCGGCGTAGGCAATCAGGCCAACGACGGCTGGATCATGGGCTTCGCACCTGCCGACGACCCGAAAATCGCGGTC
- a CDS encoding FtsW/RodA/SpoVE family cell cycle protein, with the protein MIATRFRQIGLLLFAIAISGIAFFQLFARVYNGFPANLVTVLVVVAVLFIVLWALLLKFQPYASQEILPCVMLLTAIGTMMIARIDYAKNTDVAFRQLIWACVALVLTCIFIIALRDYRVLRRFSYVSMVVGLALLLSPMIPGIGKEIGGARIWIGFGSHTLQPGEFAKLFLAFFFAAYLFNHRDQLAVGGKKVVGLQLPRMRDMGPLILIWFASIGVLVVQHDLGTSLMFFAMFVSMLYVATGRGSWLIIGGIAFVVAAVFSVKVFAHVGYRVDGWLHPFDAAVYNRKYGSSYQLVTGLFGLASGGLLGTGIGQGHPGLTPLGNSDFIYSSLGEELGLTGLLAILMLYLIIITSGLLTAMKIKDGFGKLLASGLVFTMAFQVFTVVGGLTLVIPMTGLTMPYMAAGGSSLVANYILAALLIVISNEANKPEPDGKLSNTMQYEAMEALNQRSAQKKRSEAEHSRAHARFRAANTEPATSSFPATMPSTPSPSSPRSTASAPQTGPEIDYSPSKASSDSMSQETAPILQAAQQPPSAQSGPRVASSSTSEMLPQTPGPNYDPNEASPSTGTPKPASGDINAAGKPTNMDNPEIPNLSFDDLMGGKQ; encoded by the coding sequence ATGATCGCCACCCGCTTCCGTCAGATCGGCCTGCTGCTGTTCGCCATCGCGATCAGCGGCATTGCCTTTTTCCAGCTCTTCGCGCGCGTCTACAACGGTTTCCCGGCCAACCTCGTCACCGTCCTCGTAGTGGTCGCCGTGCTCTTCATCGTGCTATGGGCACTGCTGCTGAAATTCCAGCCCTACGCCAGCCAGGAAATCCTCCCGTGCGTGATGTTGCTGACGGCAATCGGCACCATGATGATCGCCCGCATCGATTACGCCAAAAACACCGACGTGGCTTTCCGCCAGCTGATCTGGGCATGCGTGGCGCTGGTTCTGACCTGCATTTTCATCATCGCCTTACGTGATTACCGCGTATTACGTCGCTTTTCGTATGTGAGCATGGTGGTCGGCCTGGCACTGCTGCTCTCCCCCATGATTCCAGGTATCGGCAAAGAAATTGGCGGCGCACGCATTTGGATCGGCTTCGGCTCGCACACCCTGCAGCCCGGCGAATTCGCCAAACTGTTCCTCGCCTTCTTCTTCGCGGCCTATCTCTTCAACCACCGCGACCAGCTGGCCGTCGGCGGCAAAAAAGTGGTCGGCCTGCAGCTGCCGCGAATGCGCGACATGGGTCCGCTGATCCTCATCTGGTTCGCCTCCATCGGCGTCTTGGTGGTCCAGCACGACCTCGGCACCTCGCTGATGTTCTTCGCCATGTTCGTCTCGATGCTATACGTGGCCACCGGCCGCGGCAGCTGGCTGATCATCGGCGGCATCGCTTTTGTAGTCGCGGCGGTGTTCTCGGTCAAGGTTTTCGCGCACGTCGGCTATCGCGTCGACGGCTGGCTCCACCCCTTCGATGCGGCGGTCTACAACCGCAAATACGGCAGTTCCTACCAGCTGGTCACCGGCCTCTTCGGCTTGGCTTCCGGCGGCTTGCTTGGCACCGGCATCGGACAGGGGCATCCGGGGCTGACCCCGCTTGGCAATTCCGATTTCATCTATTCATCACTTGGCGAGGAACTCGGCCTGACCGGCCTGTTGGCGATTCTGATGCTTTACTTGATTATCATCACTTCCGGCCTGCTTACAGCCATGAAAATCAAGGATGGTTTCGGCAAACTGCTCGCTTCCGGCCTAGTCTTCACCATGGCCTTCCAGGTATTCACGGTCGTCGGCGGCCTGACGCTGGTCATACCGATGACAGGCCTGACCATGCCCTATATGGCGGCCGGCGGTTCGTCGCTGGTGGCGAACTATATCCTTGCCGCGCTTCTGATCGTCATTTCCAACGAGGCCAACAAGCCCGAGCCCGACGGCAAACTTTCCAACACGATGCAATATGAGGCGATGGAAGCGCTCAACCAACGCAGCGCGCAGAAAAAGCGCAGCGAAGCCGAGCATTCCCGCGCCCACGCCCGTTTCCGCGCGGCCAACACCGAGCCCGCGACTTCCAGCTTCCCGGCAACCATGCCATCCACGCCATCACCATCTTCGCCACGATCCACGGCTTCGGCTCCGCAAACGGGCCCAGAAATCGATTATTCACCTTCAAAGGCATCGTCAGATTCCATGTCGCAGGAGACCGCTCCGATTTTGCAAGCCGCACAACAACCGCCAAGTGCTCAATCCGGTCCGCGAGTAGCTTCCAGCTCGACTTCGGAAATGCTGCCGCAAACGCCAGGTCCAAACTACGACCCGAACGAGGCAAGTCCCTCGACGGGAACACCCAAACCAGCTTCCGGCGATATCAACGCCGCTGGTAAGCCCACGAATATGGATAACCCGGAAATCCCGAATCTGAGCTTTGACGACCTGATGGGAGGCAAGCAATGA